Proteins encoded by one window of Silvibacterium dinghuense:
- a CDS encoding outer membrane beta-barrel protein, which produces MKRFVLFSVLGTVLTLVPALRAEEPLPDYTPTSPIKNPLSNHRWEVYGGIAYKPFQAGPGDGHTSTMWGFNGEAARFFNEHWAIAATGRGVYGTAHPDPNSYGFTKPPVTEYMYMGGPEYRYARNEHLNLSLHAFFGAGYNQINGSLRLKSGEYIDPELVGLYKDEPAFVSSFGGAADFAVTNHWAIRLEPEAVLDDFTHSDNTGGMAVHFGASAGVVYRFHTITRKRASY; this is translated from the coding sequence GTGAAAAGGTTCGTTCTGTTTTCTGTTCTTGGTACGGTACTTACGCTTGTTCCCGCTCTCCGCGCGGAAGAACCCCTTCCCGATTACACCCCCACCTCTCCCATCAAGAATCCACTCTCCAACCATCGTTGGGAGGTGTATGGCGGTATTGCCTATAAGCCTTTTCAGGCGGGCCCGGGAGATGGCCACACGTCAACCATGTGGGGTTTCAACGGCGAGGCGGCGCGCTTCTTTAATGAGCACTGGGCGATTGCAGCGACCGGCCGCGGCGTCTATGGCACGGCTCACCCCGATCCGAACTCTTATGGCTTTACCAAGCCGCCTGTTACGGAATACATGTACATGGGTGGTCCTGAATACCGCTATGCGCGCAACGAGCACCTGAATCTCTCGCTGCATGCCTTTTTCGGCGCGGGCTATAACCAGATCAATGGAAGTCTGAGGCTCAAATCCGGCGAGTACATCGATCCAGAGCTCGTAGGGCTTTACAAGGATGAGCCTGCATTCGTCAGCTCGTTTGGTGGAGCCGCTGACTTTGCCGTGACCAACCACTGGGCGATTCGCCTGGAGCCCGAAGCGGTGCTGGACGATTTCACCCACTCGGACAATACCGGCGGCATGGCTGTGCACTTCGGTGCGTCGGCCGGTGTGGTCTATCGTTTTCATACGATTACCCGGAAGCGGGCCAGCTACTGA
- a CDS encoding PBP1A family penicillin-binding protein, translated as MTRRILLVVGAVAAICIVFFGVVFAFYYHKYQHIVDDRLAKPLFANTAKIYAAPTELRPGQKYTVQYIEQQLRSAGYSIDGEGSASPMGTFTAGAESITIHPGPQSFHAPDSATVTFDSGAISQITGSNGQQLAAYELEPLLVTDLSDQNRAKRRLVTYDELPQTLVHAVTSIEDRRFFEHGGVDYYSILGWTWHDLRGDRRYAGGASTLTMQLAKIMFLSPERTFSRKFRQVLITFQLENHYSKQKIFEIYANQVPLGQRGSFSINGFGEAAQAYFGKDVRQLTLPECALLAGLIQSPSRLNPYRHAERAISRRNVVLDAMVETGAITKTQAEEAKATPLHLVPGAVDAGEAPYFVDLVRDQLSQRLNDADYNQQGLRIYTSLDPDLQRAATEAVNEEMKNVDEQVERLHERRVKAGDESPIVYPQVALIALNPHTGQILALVGGRNYGSSQYNHAVAHRPTGSIFKPFVFAAAFNTSLAGAQLTNSDGVSATFTPVTTLNDEQTTFTFAGNQTYTPKDFEGKYMGEVTARTALEFSLNNATISLAEMVGYNNVASLARDAGIKSARGTPAMAIGAYDATPLEMAGAYTVFANGGVKIDPWMVASVRNPNGDPVADYTPTTKPILDPRSAFLTTALMEDVINHGTAAGVRLQGFRAPAAGKTGTSHDAWFAGFTSNLLTIVWVGNDDYSDIKIEGAHAAAPIWADFMKRAIALPEYSDTKDFVPPSGVTQVTLDKATNLIADASCSEADYTAYFLDGTQPTDTCDHANGDQRNIFQRIFGLGEKPAAPPSTPGAQPVASQPATPVPAGQPQPAAQAPVPAVDDKPKKKPGFFRRLFGGGKKDNDDQSNQPAQPSTPQ; from the coding sequence TTGACGCGCAGAATTCTTCTTGTTGTGGGAGCAGTCGCCGCCATTTGTATCGTCTTCTTCGGCGTCGTCTTTGCTTTTTACTACCATAAATATCAGCACATTGTGGATGACCGGCTGGCTAAGCCGCTCTTTGCCAACACGGCGAAGATCTATGCTGCGCCCACCGAACTGCGTCCGGGCCAGAAGTACACCGTGCAGTACATCGAGCAGCAGCTGCGCAGCGCCGGCTATTCGATAGACGGCGAAGGCTCGGCCTCGCCGATGGGCACCTTCACCGCCGGTGCGGAAAGCATCACCATCCACCCGGGTCCGCAGTCGTTTCATGCGCCGGACTCGGCCACGGTCACCTTTGACAGCGGAGCGATCAGCCAGATCACCGGCAGCAACGGCCAGCAGCTCGCCGCCTATGAGCTCGAGCCGCTGCTCGTAACAGATCTTTCTGACCAGAATCGCGCCAAGCGGCGCCTGGTGACCTACGACGAGCTTCCCCAGACACTGGTGCATGCGGTCACCTCAATCGAGGACCGCCGCTTCTTCGAGCATGGCGGCGTCGATTACTACAGCATCCTCGGATGGACCTGGCACGATCTTCGCGGCGACCGGCGCTATGCCGGCGGCGCCTCCACGCTGACCATGCAGCTGGCGAAGATTATGTTTCTCTCCCCGGAACGCACTTTTTCGCGCAAGTTCCGCCAGGTGCTCATCACCTTCCAGCTGGAGAACCATTACTCAAAGCAGAAGATCTTCGAGATCTACGCCAACCAGGTTCCCCTGGGACAGCGCGGCAGCTTTTCGATCAACGGTTTTGGCGAAGCCGCGCAGGCTTACTTCGGCAAGGATGTCCGCCAGCTGACACTCCCCGAGTGCGCGCTGCTTGCCGGACTCATCCAGAGTCCGAGCCGCCTCAATCCTTACCGCCATGCCGAGCGGGCGATCTCCCGGCGCAATGTGGTTCTCGACGCAATGGTCGAGACCGGCGCGATCACCAAGACGCAGGCCGAAGAGGCCAAAGCCACACCCTTGCACCTTGTTCCTGGTGCCGTGGATGCCGGCGAAGCCCCGTATTTTGTAGATCTTGTCCGCGATCAGCTCTCTCAGCGGCTCAACGATGCGGATTACAACCAGCAGGGATTGCGTATTTACACCTCGCTCGATCCCGATCTCCAGCGTGCGGCCACCGAGGCCGTGAACGAGGAGATGAAGAATGTCGATGAGCAGGTGGAGCGCCTCCATGAGCGCCGCGTCAAGGCGGGGGATGAATCGCCCATCGTTTATCCGCAGGTGGCGTTGATTGCACTCAATCCTCACACCGGCCAGATTTTGGCTCTTGTCGGGGGCCGCAATTACGGCTCCAGCCAGTACAACCATGCCGTGGCTCATCGTCCAACAGGCTCCATCTTCAAGCCGTTTGTCTTTGCCGCGGCCTTCAATACCAGCCTGGCTGGAGCGCAGCTTACGAACTCGGACGGAGTGAGTGCAACCTTCACGCCGGTGACTACGCTCAACGATGAGCAGACCACCTTTACCTTTGCCGGCAACCAGACCTACACGCCCAAGGATTTCGAAGGCAAATACATGGGTGAGGTGACGGCACGCACGGCACTCGAGTTTTCATTGAATAATGCGACCATCTCTCTGGCAGAGATGGTGGGCTACAACAATGTTGCCTCGCTGGCGCGCGATGCCGGCATCAAGTCCGCTCGCGGCACACCAGCCATGGCGATTGGCGCCTATGACGCCACGCCCCTCGAGATGGCCGGTGCCTACACGGTCTTCGCCAACGGCGGCGTCAAGATCGATCCCTGGATGGTCGCTTCAGTGCGGAATCCCAACGGTGATCCGGTCGCCGATTACACGCCGACGACCAAGCCGATCCTCGATCCCCGTTCGGCTTTCCTGACCACCGCCCTGATGGAAGACGTCATCAACCACGGCACTGCGGCGGGTGTCCGCTTACAGGGTTTCCGGGCTCCGGCTGCAGGCAAGACCGGTACCTCGCATGACGCCTGGTTCGCAGGTTTCACCTCGAATCTGCTCACCATTGTTTGGGTTGGGAATGATGATTATTCGGATATCAAGATCGAAGGCGCGCATGCTGCAGCCCCTATCTGGGCTGACTTCATGAAGCGCGCCATCGCTTTGCCCGAATACTCCGATACCAAGGATTTCGTTCCGCCTTCAGGGGTTACGCAGGTTACGCTCGACAAGGCAACCAACCTGATCGCCGATGCGAGCTGCTCGGAAGCGGACTATACGGCGTACTTTCTCGATGGCACCCAGCCGACAGACACCTGCGACCACGCAAACGGCGATCAGCGGAATATCTTCCAGCGCATTTTTGGTCTTGGAGAGAAACCGGCTGCGCCTCCCAGTACGCCCGGGGCACAGCCTGTGGCCTCTCAGCCGGCCACTCCGGTTCCTGCCGGGCAGCCTCAGCCGGCAGCGCAGGCTCCGGTTCCTGCTGTCGATGACAAGCCGAAAAAGAAGCCTGGTTTCTTCCGCCGCCTCTTTGGCGGAGGGAAAAAGGATAATGACGATCAGAGCAACCAGCCGGCCCAGCCATCTACACCTCAGTAA
- a CDS encoding sensor histidine kinase encodes MKKFLAAVLAGLCAAAIVIRSGAVPALFSARYVPHRFCYLASPGLVWTNTISDGLIGASYAIIFAGLFWVAFRLRQVTAIRSYLWIFFSFGTFIVACGATHIMEIVTVWVPVYPLSATVKVICAVASVPTAILFTITAPRLAESIRQFLKVLLTTQREREQALTTLVASEKLAVAGRLTAAISHEIRNPLETAANLNYLAATDPRLPADLAAILQTARAELERANGIAGNMLSLFRPDPSPNPSDVYLEELASTVLELQRTDLAMRGIQLHTRLRRGMPIQGYAADIRQILINLVQNAAAALGHGGTVYVRTQPRHLHMSGDTSRSTRTGSSRSMAGYSITIADTGPGIAPSHRSRLFTLFFTTKGPEGTGVGLWLVRSMVERHGGCILVRSRTAGESHLHGTVFNIWIPFSPVERETLAKPEPMIAEAVRAS; translated from the coding sequence TTGAAGAAATTTCTTGCCGCTGTCTTGGCCGGTCTTTGTGCAGCCGCGATCGTCATCCGCTCCGGAGCGGTTCCCGCGCTCTTTTCTGCACGCTATGTTCCACACCGGTTCTGCTACCTGGCCAGCCCCGGCCTGGTATGGACCAATACGATAAGCGACGGCCTTATCGGCGCCTCATACGCCATTATTTTTGCTGGACTGTTCTGGGTCGCCTTTCGGCTCAGGCAGGTTACGGCCATCCGTAGCTACCTCTGGATCTTCTTCTCCTTCGGCACTTTCATCGTCGCCTGCGGAGCGACCCACATCATGGAGATCGTGACCGTCTGGGTGCCGGTATATCCGCTCTCCGCCACGGTAAAAGTCATCTGTGCGGTGGCTTCGGTGCCCACAGCGATTCTCTTTACGATCACGGCTCCACGGCTCGCAGAGAGTATTCGCCAATTCCTGAAAGTACTCCTGACGACACAACGAGAGCGGGAACAGGCTCTGACCACCCTGGTGGCTTCAGAAAAACTTGCCGTGGCCGGACGCCTGACCGCCGCAATCAGCCATGAGATCCGTAACCCGCTAGAGACAGCGGCCAACCTCAACTACCTGGCGGCAACCGACCCGCGTTTGCCGGCCGATTTGGCGGCGATATTGCAGACAGCGCGCGCAGAACTGGAACGGGCAAATGGCATTGCCGGAAACATGCTGTCGCTCTTTCGTCCCGACCCCTCTCCCAACCCCAGCGATGTTTACCTCGAAGAACTGGCCAGCACCGTATTGGAGCTACAGCGAACCGATCTGGCGATGCGAGGGATTCAGTTGCATACGCGGCTACGCCGCGGCATGCCGATCCAAGGCTATGCAGCCGATATACGCCAAATCCTGATCAATCTGGTGCAAAATGCAGCCGCAGCTCTCGGTCATGGTGGGACCGTATACGTGCGGACGCAGCCACGCCATCTTCATATGTCGGGAGATACGTCCAGGAGCACACGCACCGGAAGCAGCCGCAGTATGGCTGGATATTCGATTACCATCGCCGACACCGGTCCCGGCATTGCTCCGTCTCACCGTTCACGGCTCTTCACGCTGTTTTTCACAACAAAGGGCCCGGAAGGTACGGGAGTGGGATTATGGCTGGTTCGCTCGATGGTCGAGCGGCATGGGGGATGCATCCTGGTCCGCTCGCGCACCGCGGGAGAGTCTCACCTGCATGGAACAGTCTTCAATATCTGGATTCCCTTCTCCCCGGTCGAGCGGGAGACGCTCGCCAAGCCTGAGCCCATGATTGCCGAGGCGGTCAGAGCTTCGTAA
- a CDS encoding proline--tRNA ligase, producing the protein MHRWSKLFVPTLREAPADAEVASHKFLLRAGYVRQLGAGIYSYLFFGNRSIQKIIGIVREEMNAIGQEFLLPGIMPSDVWEQSGRWTTMGQNMFRLQDRKGAWLCLGMTHEEVMTDIARKELRSYKQLPQIWYQIQTKFRDEPRPKSGLLRVRQFIMKDSYSFDIDAAGLDKSFDLHDAVYRKIFSRCGLSFVAVEADSGAMGGSQSQEFMVYTDAGEDLIASCPNCHYAANMEKATSKLGAVTEMEPTGDGTPELVHTPGKAAIADVAEFFQIDPASDIKTVAYMAEIREGKETKWVPLVAFLRGDHFVNETKLTGVAGASELRTMNAEELETYFSGPAGYLGPIGLKVAKTLHDGGVNVIVDLGLENRKNLVGGANKLDYHFRNITPGRDFTWTVLADIRNVAEGEGCPQCGTPLKVAKAVEIGHIFKLGYKYSESMGARVLDPNGKEVTPIMGSYGIGIERILTSSIEQNNDENGFWLPPSIAPFEVVVTVTNIKDEAVMDAGTKIAAELEAAGFDVLLDDRDERAGVKFKDADLVGIPYRVTVGKKIAEGTVELVTRAKATSEEVAVADVVATLKTLIS; encoded by the coding sequence ATGCATCGCTGGTCCAAGCTTTTTGTACCGACTCTTCGTGAGGCTCCGGCGGACGCCGAAGTCGCCAGCCATAAGTTTCTGCTGCGTGCCGGCTATGTGCGGCAGCTGGGCGCGGGCATCTACTCCTACCTGTTCTTCGGGAACCGGTCGATCCAGAAGATCATCGGGATCGTGCGGGAGGAGATGAACGCCATCGGGCAGGAGTTCCTGCTCCCCGGCATCATGCCCTCGGACGTGTGGGAGCAGAGCGGGCGCTGGACAACGATGGGGCAGAATATGTTTCGCCTGCAGGACCGCAAGGGTGCATGGCTCTGCCTGGGCATGACGCATGAAGAGGTGATGACGGACATCGCCCGCAAAGAGCTGCGCAGCTACAAGCAGCTGCCCCAGATCTGGTACCAGATTCAGACCAAGTTCCGTGACGAGCCCAGGCCAAAGTCAGGCCTTTTGCGCGTGCGCCAGTTCATTATGAAGGACAGCTACTCCTTCGACATCGACGCAGCCGGGCTCGACAAGAGCTTCGATTTGCATGATGCGGTGTATCGCAAGATCTTCTCGCGCTGTGGACTGTCTTTCGTCGCGGTCGAGGCGGACTCGGGCGCAATGGGCGGCTCGCAGTCGCAGGAGTTCATGGTCTACACCGATGCCGGTGAGGACCTGATCGCCAGCTGCCCGAACTGCCACTACGCGGCCAACATGGAGAAGGCAACCTCGAAACTGGGCGCTGTGACCGAGATGGAGCCGACCGGGGACGGCACGCCTGAGCTGGTGCACACGCCGGGCAAGGCTGCTATTGCTGACGTTGCCGAGTTCTTCCAGATCGATCCAGCCTCGGACATCAAGACAGTCGCCTACATGGCCGAGATTCGCGAGGGCAAGGAGACAAAGTGGGTACCGCTCGTGGCCTTCCTGCGCGGCGATCACTTCGTCAACGAAACCAAGCTAACCGGCGTCGCCGGGGCCAGCGAGCTGCGTACCATGAACGCCGAGGAACTGGAGACATACTTCTCCGGGCCCGCGGGTTATCTTGGACCGATTGGGCTGAAGGTCGCGAAGACCCTGCATGATGGCGGCGTGAACGTGATCGTCGATCTCGGCCTCGAGAACCGCAAGAACCTGGTCGGTGGCGCGAACAAGCTCGACTATCACTTCCGCAATATCACGCCGGGGCGCGACTTCACATGGACCGTGCTTGCCGACATTCGCAACGTGGCCGAGGGCGAAGGCTGCCCGCAATGCGGCACGCCGCTCAAGGTCGCGAAGGCGGTCGAGATCGGACACATCTTCAAGCTCGGCTACAAGTACTCCGAGAGCATGGGCGCGCGCGTGCTCGACCCGAACGGCAAGGAAGTCACGCCGATCATGGGCAGCTACGGCATCGGCATCGAGCGCATCCTCACCTCGTCGATTGAACAGAACAACGATGAGAACGGCTTCTGGCTGCCGCCGTCCATCGCCCCGTTCGAGGTGGTGGTGACGGTGACCAACATCAAGGACGAAGCGGTGATGGATGCCGGCACCAAGATCGCTGCGGAGCTTGAGGCCGCGGGCTTCGACGTGCTGCTCGACGATCGCGATGAACGCGCTGGCGTGAAATTCAAGGACGCTGACCTGGTCGGTATCCCCTATCGCGTGACTGTTGGCAAGAAGATTGCCGAGGGCACGGTGGAACTGGTGACGCGCGCAAAGGCTACCAGCGAGGAAGTGGCTGTCGCCGATGTAGTAGCGACACTCAAGACGCTGATTTCGTAA
- a CDS encoding efflux transporter outer membrane subunit, with translation MNRNDAAGSLLAGLARVCRPAARTTAAVAATLSLLLSGCMPGPKYQRPTAPAATAPAYKESSANFQDADGWKVARPEDAMLKGKWWEIYQQPELNALEEQLNINNQTIKEYFENLMAARALIRETKAQYWPTVTVGPSWSRAKSSGNLGKSSTANAGSTSSTWAMPLDVSWTPDFFGKIRSQVREEQYAAQVSAADLENEKLVEEASLAEYYFELRGQDALQKVLDDTVVADQKALDLTRHLYETGIDDYSTVVTAEATLKAAQSSQLNLGVARAQYEHAIAMLIGKPATDFAMPVKGLLAAPPPIPIGLPSQLLQRRPDIAAAERTLAEANATIGIGYGAFFPDVTLSAEGGFEASQFQHWFDWPSRFWSIGPSLSETLFNGGEYRAALQQYTAIYNGDVATYRQTVLTAFQQVEDYLAATRILSQQVIRQQEAVDAEQKYLDLELSRYQNGLDPYIDVTTAQTTLLSDQQTLATLQVDESVASIELIQALGGGWDVSQLPTPNQLSAKPAKTDYVREK, from the coding sequence ATGAATCGCAATGATGCCGCCGGCTCCCTGTTGGCGGGCCTAGCCCGGGTTTGTCGCCCGGCTGCCCGAACGACAGCGGCTGTTGCCGCCACACTTTCGCTCCTGCTCTCCGGTTGTATGCCCGGTCCGAAGTACCAGCGTCCCACCGCGCCTGCCGCTACCGCGCCGGCCTACAAGGAGTCGTCGGCAAACTTCCAGGATGCGGACGGCTGGAAGGTGGCTCGCCCGGAAGACGCCATGCTGAAGGGCAAATGGTGGGAGATCTATCAGCAGCCCGAGTTAAATGCGCTCGAAGAGCAGCTGAATATCAATAATCAGACGATCAAAGAGTATTTTGAGAACCTGATGGCAGCGCGGGCGCTGATCCGCGAGACCAAGGCTCAATACTGGCCGACTGTCACTGTTGGCCCTTCGTGGAGCCGTGCCAAGAGCTCAGGAAACCTCGGCAAGTCGTCCACTGCGAATGCGGGCAGCACCTCTTCTACCTGGGCCATGCCGCTCGATGTCTCCTGGACCCCCGACTTCTTTGGCAAGATTCGCAGCCAGGTACGCGAGGAGCAATATGCCGCGCAGGTTTCGGCGGCCGATCTCGAAAATGAAAAGCTCGTCGAAGAGGCCAGCCTCGCTGAGTACTACTTCGAGCTGCGCGGACAGGATGCGCTGCAGAAGGTGCTGGATGATACCGTCGTCGCGGATCAGAAGGCGCTCGATCTGACCCGCCATCTCTACGAGACTGGGATCGACGATTATTCGACTGTGGTCACCGCCGAGGCTACGCTCAAGGCAGCGCAGTCTTCCCAGTTGAACCTCGGTGTGGCGCGCGCGCAGTACGAGCACGCGATCGCGATGCTCATCGGCAAACCGGCTACGGACTTTGCCATGCCGGTAAAGGGGCTGCTGGCTGCGCCTCCGCCGATTCCGATCGGTCTGCCCTCGCAGCTCCTTCAGCGGCGTCCTGACATCGCTGCTGCGGAGCGCACGCTGGCCGAAGCGAATGCCACAATCGGCATTGGCTACGGGGCATTTTTCCCGGATGTGACACTCTCGGCGGAAGGCGGTTTCGAAGCCTCGCAGTTCCAGCACTGGTTCGATTGGCCGAGCCGCTTCTGGTCGATTGGGCCGTCGCTCTCCGAGACTCTGTTCAACGGCGGAGAGTATCGCGCCGCGCTCCAGCAATATACCGCGATCTATAACGGTGACGTCGCCACCTATCGGCAGACGGTGCTTACCGCCTTCCAGCAGGTGGAGGATTATCTCGCCGCGACCCGTATTCTGTCGCAGCAGGTTATTCGTCAGCAAGAAGCCGTCGATGCCGAGCAGAAGTATCTCGATCTCGAACTGAGCCGTTACCAGAACGGCCTTGATCCCTATATCGACGTGACCACAGCCCAGACCACGCTGCTCTCCGATCAGCAGACACTGGCAACGCTCCAGGTCGATGAATCGGTCGCTTCGATCGAGCTGATTCAGGCTCTCGGCGGTGGTTGGGATGTATCGCAGCTTCCCACGCCGAACCAGCTCAGTGCGAAGCCTGCCAAGACCGATTACGTACGCGAAAAGTAG
- a CDS encoding efflux RND transporter permease subunit: MNISAPFIRRPVATTLLTIAVAIAGIIGFTVLPVSPLPQVDFPTIQVQASLSGGSAAIMASSVATPLERQFGHIAGITEMTSSSSLGSTSLVLQFDLTRDIDGAARDVQAAINAARTYLPANLPGNPTYRKVNPADAPIMIIGLTSDVYDRSKLYDEASTVMMQKLSQIQGVGQVVVGGGALPSVRVEANPTLLNSYGITLTQIQSTLSTENSQLARGQIINAANTADITVNGQIGHASDYKPLIVGYKNGAAVHLSDVAEVVDSTENIRNAGYLNGKLAIPLIIFRQPGANIIQTVDRIRTQLPFLKATIPAGVDMTVVMDRTTTIRASVNDVERSLILSIILVVVVVFVFLRSPRATLIPSVAVPVSLIGTFAVMYLFGYSLDNLSLMALTISTGFVVDDAIVVMENITRHLEDGMEPFEAALKGAKEISFTVFSISMSLVAVFIPILLMGGIVGRLFREFAVTLSTAILVSMIISITTTPAMCAHLLRAHGEKEHGRLYRFSESVFDGILHGYRGSLRWVLRNPGLVLVILIMVVGLNVVTLIKVPKGFFPQQDTGALVGGVQGPQDASFPVMDNSVKALVKTIKADPAVNNVIGYVGSGNGGFIYVALKPLDERKVSAEQVIDRLRPKLNRLPVASMFLQAAQDLRIGGRSSNALYQYTLQADSLDDLKKWAPKLKEEIAKLPGLQDVNTDYQNAGLSEYLTYDRATAARLGASASSLDNDLYAAYGQQLVSLIYTQLNQYYVVLEVAPQYWQSPAALNKTYIYTGEGMTPISAMVHANTQTTPISVAHTGVFPSATISFNLAPGISMGQATEEVTALQDRLGMPATIRGFFSGSLQAFQASLSSEPMLIITAILAVYIVLGILYESLIHPLTILSTLPSASIGAVLALMLFGSELDVISIIGIILLIGIVKKNAIMMIDFALQAEREQGMKTEDAIFEACMLRFRPILMTTMAALFGALPLAFGTGTGSELRRPLGITIVGGLIMSQLLTLYTTPVVYLFLDRARLRVLGKSHDTFNPEGEVAL, translated from the coding sequence ATGAATATCTCTGCGCCATTTATCCGGCGCCCCGTGGCCACCACGCTGCTGACCATTGCGGTGGCCATCGCTGGAATCATCGGCTTCACGGTTCTACCGGTTTCGCCGCTGCCGCAGGTGGATTTCCCCACAATCCAGGTGCAGGCCTCGCTTTCCGGAGGCAGTGCCGCGATCATGGCGTCTTCCGTGGCCACGCCGCTAGAGCGTCAGTTCGGGCATATCGCCGGCATTACCGAGATGACGTCGTCCAGCTCTCTGGGCTCGACGAGTCTGGTTCTCCAGTTTGACCTTACGCGCGATATTGATGGCGCCGCACGCGATGTGCAGGCGGCGATCAACGCCGCGCGCACCTATTTGCCCGCTAATCTGCCCGGCAATCCGACTTATCGCAAGGTCAACCCCGCCGATGCTCCGATCATGATCATCGGTCTTACCTCTGATGTGTATGACCGCTCGAAGCTCTACGACGAAGCTTCGACAGTCATGATGCAGAAGCTCTCGCAGATTCAGGGCGTGGGGCAGGTAGTGGTAGGTGGCGGCGCGCTGCCCTCGGTGCGTGTCGAGGCCAATCCCACCCTGCTCAACAGCTATGGCATCACGCTGACGCAGATACAGAGCACCCTGAGCACGGAAAACTCACAGCTGGCACGCGGGCAGATCATCAACGCCGCGAACACGGCCGATATCACCGTCAATGGCCAGATCGGCCATGCCTCGGACTACAAGCCGCTGATTGTCGGCTATAAGAATGGCGCTGCCGTTCATCTGTCAGATGTCGCCGAGGTTGTCGACTCGACCGAGAATATCCGCAATGCCGGCTACCTCAACGGCAAGCTGGCCATCCCGCTCATCATCTTCCGCCAGCCGGGCGCAAACATCATCCAGACAGTCGACCGCATTCGCACGCAGCTGCCGTTTCTGAAGGCGACTATTCCGGCTGGCGTCGACATGACGGTGGTGATGGACCGCACGACGACCATCCGCGCTTCAGTGAATGATGTTGAGCGCAGCCTGATCCTTTCGATCATCCTGGTTGTCGTGGTGGTCTTTGTCTTCCTGCGCAGCCCCCGCGCCACGCTGATTCCCTCGGTGGCTGTGCCGGTTTCGCTCATCGGAACCTTCGCGGTGATGTACCTCTTCGGCTACTCACTCGACAATCTCTCGCTGATGGCCCTCACCATCTCGACCGGCTTCGTCGTCGATGACGCCATTGTGGTGATGGAGAACATCACCCGCCATCTCGAAGATGGCATGGAGCCATTTGAGGCGGCACTCAAAGGTGCAAAGGAGATCAGCTTCACGGTCTTCTCCATCAGCATGTCGCTGGTCGCGGTCTTTATCCCCATTTTGTTGATGGGGGGCATCGTCGGCCGGCTCTTCCGCGAATTTGCAGTTACGCTCTCGACGGCCATCCTGGTGTCGATGATCATTTCGATCACCACCACACCGGCCATGTGCGCGCATCTACTCAGGGCGCATGGAGAGAAGGAACACGGCCGCCTCTATCGCTTCAGCGAAAGCGTCTTTGATGGCATTCTGCACGGCTACCGTGGCAGCCTGCGCTGGGTGCTTCGGAATCCCGGCCTGGTGCTGGTTATCCTCATCATGGTCGTGGGCCTGAATGTCGTCACCCTGATCAAGGTGCCCAAGGGCTTCTTCCCGCAGCAGGATACCGGCGCGCTCGTCGGTGGCGTCCAGGGACCGCAGGATGCTTCGTTCCCGGTGATGGACAACTCCGTGAAAGCGCTGGTGAAGACCATCAAGGCCGATCCTGCCGTGAACAATGTCATCGGCTATGTTGGCAGCGGCAACGGAGGCTTCATCTACGTTGCTCTCAAGCCGCTCGACGAGCGTAAGGTCAGCGCTGAGCAGGTGATCGATCGTCTGCGCCCCAAGTTGAATCGTCTGCCCGTCGCATCGATGTTTCTGCAGGCTGCGCAGGATTTGCGCATCGGCGGACGCAGCTCGAATGCGCTCTACCAGTACACGCTGCAGGCGGACAGTCTCGACGATCTTAAGAAGTGGGCGCCGAAGCTCAAGGAAGAGATCGCCAAGCTGCCGGGCTTGCAGGATGTAAATACGGACTATCAGAATGCAGGCCTGTCCGAGTATCTGACCTATGACCGCGCGACTGCTGCCCGCCTTGGCGCCAGCGCTTCATCGCTCGATAACGATCTGTATGCGGCTTACGGTCAGCAGCTGGTCTCGCTCATCTACACGCAGCTGAACCAGTACTACGTCGTCCTCGAAGTTGCTCCGCAATACTGGCAGTCGCCTGCGGCTCTCAACAAGACGTATATTTACACCGGCGAAGGCATGACGCCCATCTCTGCGATGGTGCATGCGAATACGCAAACGACGCCGATATCCGTGGCACATACAGGCGTGTTTCCGTCGGCCACGATCTCCTTCAATCTTGCTCCCGGTATCTCGATGGGGCAGGCAACGGAGGAGGTGACCGCACTGCAGGACAGGCTGGGTATGCCGGCGACGATTCGCGGTTTCTTCTCCGGATCGCTGCAGGCATTTCAGGCGTCCCTGTCGAGTGAGCCGATGCTCATCATCACCGCGATCCTGGCCGTCTACATCGTCCTTGGCATCCTCTATGAGAGCCTCATCCATCCGTTGACGATTCTCTCCACGCTGCCCTCGGCCAGTATCGGCGCGGTGCTCGCGCTGATGCTCTTCGGCTCCGAACTGGATGTGATTTCGATTATCGGTATCATCCTGCTGATCGGTATCGTGAAGAAGAATGCCATCATGATGATCGACTTTGCGTTGCAGGCCGAGCGGGAGCAGGGCATGAAGACCGAAGATGCGATCTTCGAGGCCTGCATGCTGCGCTTCCGGCCGATTCTGATGACCACGATGGCCGCGCTCTTCGGCGCGCTTCCGCTGGCATTTGGAACCGGTACTGGTTCGGAGCTGCGCCGTCCTCTTGGCATTACGATTGTCGGCGGTCTGATCATGAGCCAGCTGCTGACGCTCTACACCACTCCGGTGGTCTACCTGTTCCTCGACCGTGCCCGGCTTCGCGTGCTCGGAAAGAGCCATGACACCTTCAATCCCGAGGGAGAAGTCGCCTTATGA